Proteins encoded within one genomic window of Ranitomeya variabilis isolate aRanVar5 chromosome 4, aRanVar5.hap1, whole genome shotgun sequence:
- the LOC143767922 gene encoding uncharacterized protein LOC143767922, whose translation MEFVRNMERRRLIKPQDILATLQSIPEDESESELQEHVFDSDSDEDFIPQNISSESEDSEGTNPEDIPSTSTGDRAHAVMLPRDHPPGRGQKKSAKCPRNERTTDNDGGEGNATTNTREGESEGILVSADGIQWKPVEIGQHLPGRRDSQNILREAPGPTGYARRNIIIDSPLSAWRLFFDSYILTHIKNCTLAEACRNNNLQFTLSDEELDAFIAIFYARGISGTNRHSISSIWCNDWGIPFCKATMSRDRFVEIMRFLRFDEKSTRSERLQTDKFALFSTVWDRFIENCIACYKPGPYITVDEQLFPSKTRCPFTQYMPSKPDKYGHKYWLAVDKESKYLANGFPYLGKDDTRRAEDRLADHVVMKLLDPFLNKGRNVTTDNYFTSPSIEMLKMRWETERRRIISLELHAGTLVEYFKAKRIPRGLRPSLRPTLLPNNTQFCAKFEAISNKYAFDIMLLNIEFLRKEIEGLKIKQDETKSAILAITSTDELGHINSKLEENLSRFRTGLEETKRSKWFRDLDDYNNNRVYGWQFKNSMHNKPLSGPGRPRGAPKRTRRPRRGSNAPAAFGFTGGESDSTDEGGVASTTRFLSKEMVISPGDGVATGVAGNTGRENQGLVTRSKGRKK comes from the exons atggaatttgtgaggaatatggagagaagacgtttgataaagcctcaggatattctggctactttgcaatccataccggaggatgaatcggaatccgaattgcaggaacatgtatttgattctgacagtgatgaagatttcattcctcagaacatatcaagtgaatctgaagactcagaaggaacaaatccagaag atattccaagcacatcaactggggatcgggctcatgcagttatgttgcctcgtgaccatcctcctggtcgtggacagaaaaaatcagcaaaatgtcccagaaatgaaagaacaacagataacgatggcggcgaaggtaatgcaacaacaaacaccagagaaggcgaatctgaaggaatactagtttcagcggatggtattcaatggaaacctgttgaaattggacaacacttgcctggtaggcgtgacagccaaaatattcttcgagaagcacctggccctacaggatacgccagaagaaatatcattatcgatagtcctttgagcgcatggcgtttattttttgattcatatatattgacacatataaagaactgtacgcttgcagaagcatgcaggaacaataatttacagtttactctatctgatgaggagctagatgcattcattgcgatattctatgctcgtggaatatctggcacgaaccgtcactcgattagcagtatttggtgtaatgactggggaataccgttttgcaaagcgacaatgtctagggaccgctttgttgaaattatgaggtttctcagatttgatgagaaatctactcgatcggagagactgcaaacggacaagtttgctctattttctactgtgtgggacaggtttattgaaaattgtattgcgtgttacaaacctggcccatacataacggtggatgagcaacttttcccaagcaaaactaggtgtccattcacgcagtacatgccttccaaaccagataaatatggccacaaatattggctagctgttgataaggagagcaaatatctggcaaatggcttcccttatctaggcaaagatgacacacgccgtgctgaggaccgtttagctgaccatgtggtaatgaagttattggacccgtttttgaataaaggtcgcaatgttacaaccgataattattttacttca CCATCCATTGAAATGTTGAAAATGAGATGGGAAACGGAAAGGAGAAGAATTATTTCATTGGAGCTACATGCTGGAACACTGGTGGAGTACTTTAAGGCCAAGAGAATCCCTAGGGGGTTAAGGCCTAGTTTAAGACCTACCCTGTTACCTAATAACACACAGTTTTGTGCTAAATTTGAAGCAATTAGTAACAAGTATGCCTTTGATATTATGCTTCTAAATATAGAGTTCCTGAGGAAGGAAATTGAAGGCTTAAAAATTAAACAGGATGAAACGAAGAGTGCCATTCTGGCCATTACCTCAACGGATGAGTTGGGCCACATCAACTCTAAATTGGAAGAAAATCTGTCTAGATTCAGAACTGGACTGGAGGAGACCAAAAGGTCTAAATGGTTCAGGGATCTGGACGATTATAATAACAATAGAGTATATGGTTGGCAATTTAAGAACTCCATGCACAATAAACCGTTATCTGGGCCTGGACGCCCTAGAGGTGCCCCTAAGAGAACAAGGAGACCCCGGAGAGGGTCAAATGCGCCAGCGGCTTTTGGTTTTACAGGTGGTGAATCTGACTCCACAGACGAGGGCGGTGTGGCAAGTACGACTCGTTTTTTATCCAAGGAGATGGTGATATCCCCAGGAGACGGAgtggccacaggggtggcaggaaacacaggaagaGAGAATCAAGGCTTGGTGACGAGATCCAAAGGGAGGAAGAAATAA